CAGGGTAATCTGGTCACCTGCGACCCCCGGCTGGTTGAAGCCCTGCTGATGGATCGGATGCATACGCAACGTCGATCCAGTATCTATAGATACGCTTCCTGGATGATTCCGATAGCACCGGGTCTTCTGTTTATGGATGGTGATGCTTGGGAGAAACGGTTGCGGGCCGTTATGCCGGTGTTTACCAAAGCAAATGTCGATTCGTATGCCGAGTGCATGCATCAGCAGATTGGGCAGCATATAGCCCATTGGCAGGAAAATCTGTCCTTTGAGGATTTATATGCGTTACTAGTTAATCTCAACAGCTCGTTGTTTCTGAAGGTAGGCTGTGGGCTTGACCCCGACCAGGCCGGTGCTCGCCAACTGGGTCGTACGTTGATCGATTTCAAGTTTCATTACATGGACACGCGAAGCCGACTCGATGATTTTGGCATGGGGAAGCGGCAACTCGTGCGGTTGCCCCGCTTTTTGAAGGCTCAGTGGCAGCGAATTCGTAAAAAAAGGCAGCTTTACACACAGATTGATTCGTTAATGAGCCAACCACAAAGGGGCGATAGTAGAGGGCTAAACTGGCTGAATCGCATGCGGGAAGCAGGCTTTTCGGCGCCTGAAATAGCCAATGAAGTGAATCATCTGTATGGAGCCTACAATGCGCTGGATTATGTATTAACAGGAGCATTGTACGAACTCGGCAAACGGCCCGCTCTGGCTGAAACCCTACGTAACGAACTTCGTACCGTGACCAGTGAGCGAGGCTATCCCACCCGTGATGATTTTCGTTTGTTGCCCAACACCCTCCAGTTTATGAAAGAGATAATGCGTGTTTATCCCGTCACAATGGCCGTTGCCCGCCGATTTGGCGAATCGATGACCGTTGATGGTATAACGATACCCAAGGGGCAGGAAGCGTTGATTTTACTGCATGCTCTGCATCATCATCCCGATTTCTGGGAAAATCCGGATCAATTCGAGCCCAGACGATGGCAGGCTGAACCATCTGTGCCGTATACGTACGTCCCGTTCCTGAACGGCCCCCGAAAATGCATTGGTCAGCATTTGGCGGAGTTGAATTTCGTGATCGTGCTGAATGCGTTCCTGCAAACGTATTCTGTAGAGATTTTTGATCCCAATATTCGATTGGCCACGTTTATGATGCCCCGTTTCGAGCGAAAAGTGGCGGGTATACTGCATCGTCGAAAAGAGGAAAACCCGACTTATCGGGACATGGATTAAAGCCGTAAAAAACGAATATCGTAATTGATTTTAATGAGTCGATATAGGTAGCGGACAGTGGCAATTGCCGGATTCTTACTGAAGGTCCAGAATTTACGGCTGATGGTACTGGGCTCCTCCTGACTATTTTTTTGGTAGAATAGCTCCGTAAAATTGTTGTAAAACAGCCCTTTTCCTTTTTTCTGGATGAAGGCAATACTCATTCGGTACTCCGTTTTGTCGGGGTGAACACCTTCTATATACTTACCAAACTTCTCCAGAAATGAACTTCGACGGAGGTGTGGGTGATCGCTATACTCATATAATTTTTTATAGTTCAACGACCAGTTCGGCATAAACATTTCTGAAAAGGCGTTGTTGTAAGGCTTCAGAAATGGATAGCGGATATAGGCATAAAACCGAATAATATCGAACTGAGGCTCATGGTTAAGAATCGCCAGTGATTCGACTAGCCGATCAGGAAACAGCGGTGTAGGTTCAAAGTCTTCCTGAACGTATAACGTATAGGGCGTTCGGACCGCTTCCTGTCCTTTATTGATATTGTTGCCCAGCCCTTTATTAACGGGTGTTGTGATCAATTGAAAACCAAATTTGGCCTGTAGCGTCTTCAGATAAGCCTGATGTTCCGGCTTACTGCCATCATCCGATACGACAATATCCCCAAAGTGGCAATCAAGTTGGCGGAAGGTTTGTAATAGATTCTCCAGCGACTGACTGCGGTTGTAGTGAGTAACCAGAAGGCTAACATTGGAGAAGTTGTAGTTTTTTTTCATGGATGTAATGTATGCGGATGTAAGATGCTTAGGAATGGATGTTTATCGAATTAATAATACCCAGCCACTTTTGGAAACACGACGTTCTTCGTTGGTTATGGTTCGTATACTATAGTCGAACGTCCAGGCATAGGAGCCGGTTTCGCAGGGTTGGCTCAAATACGTGCCATCCCAGCTGTGTTCGGGGTCTTTGCTGGTAAAAATCACGCTGCCCCACCGATCAAATATTCGGAATTGATAGGCCAGAAACGTTCCGGCATGACGAATCTGAAGCTGATCATTCATGGCATCGCCATTAGGTGTAAACGCATCCGGGATGTAGGTGTCTTCCAGATGGCAGTTTTGAACGACTACGGTAACGGAGTCGCGGTAGGGACAGGCATTTAGTCGTGTTTCCAGCCAGTAAACGCCTGCATTTGTGATAGTTAGACGCCGATTAGTACTCTGGTCCGACCAAACGAAACGCGCATTTGGGGGCAGGGTATCAGGAACACTGAATACAACCGAAGCGCCTTCGCAAAGAATGAATGGCGGGCCCAGGTCGACCGTTGCCACGGGCGTGCCGTCGACAATAAGTACGTTCGATTCGGCTGAACATTGCGATCGGCCTACGGCAGCCTCGTTGATCGGCTGGGTGTTATGAAGCCGATAGTAAGTACGACCGGCCCGGACCGGGTTGATCGTGTAACTGGCATTTCCCGCACCCGGTACGGCGGTCCAGGTTACGTTGTCTCGGCTTTGCTGCCATAAATAGACCGGATTAGGATAGCCAGTGGCCGAGCCGACCTCCAGCGTTAGGGCACTGTAGGCACAGGCCGTAGTTTGAGTGCCAGTCGTATTGGCAAATTGGATGGAGAGAGCCGGGTGTACAGGGCGAAACCCGATATCGTCGATAATCAGATCATTGCCACAGCCGCCAAGTCCCTGATTGACCAGTTTGACAATAATATCACTCTTGTTGGTTTGAATCGCAAACTGCATGGTCAGTTGAACCCAGGTTGGTGAGGTCGTGCGTGGAATGGCGGGTTGGACAACTTCCCGGATGAGTGTACCGTCGGTCTGTTCGATCCGCATCACGATAATCGGGTTACGGAGGCTATAGCCATCGCAGGCGCCTGGTTGCATCACCTTGTTTAAATTCAGGGCCCAGAGCGAAAATTCGTAGGTAACACCTGGACATAAGCCCGTAACGGCCTGGCTGTAAAATTCACCGGGCTGATAGGAGGCATTAACCACAAACATATTACCCCGCACATCTCCGTCGGTATGATCCTGTGCGACATAATGCCAGGCTTGTCCGTGACAGCTTCCCGATACTGTATCCATCACATTGTATTCGCCATCTTCAGGACAAGCTATTGGATTGTAGGTGAATTTCGTCTGTCCGTCGGGTAAAGCCCCTCGTGTACCAGCTCCAAACGTTTCACAAAGGATAGCTCCCTGACTGCATTGCGCCTGGCAACGCAGATCTGTTGCCAGGACCAGCAGCGAAAGAACTATCCAGCAGAAAACGGACTGGAGCGCAGCCATGAGAGCGTATGAAACTAGTTGTTCGTTGAGGTTTTGGTGTCGTGAGGGGCTTGGGAAACGAACATGCTGCGAAAACGGCGTAGTTCGATTCCGATTTTTAGCCAGACTGTACGTGAGAAACTGCCATCTTTTTCGAGGGTTCGGGTACCTGTCCAGACACGGGCTTTTCGGGATTTTACCTGTTTAACAGTGCCATAGTTCATCAGATCGAAACACATCCGCCCGTCTTCGCCCCGAATTTTATGCATCACATACCCAACTTTCAGGGCATACTCACGTACGTAACCCAGGCTGATTCCATAGGCATTCAAATGAGGGCGCTTGAGGTGACGCAGTTCAGCAACCGTGTCTTTCATGGTTTCAAGCATGGTGAGTTTCCAGCGGGGAAAACCAGGCGATGGGATGAACGAATACCGACCGTACACACAAACGACACCGGGCTGCTGGAGTACTTTCATCAGTTCATTGGCCCAATCGGGAGGATATAGGCCGTCGGAGTCGGCGGTGAGCAGGTATTTGCCACGGGCTTGCTCCAGACCCATCTGCCGGGCTGGCCCCCAACCCTGTATTGGCTGAAAGGCGGATCGAATATGCAGGCTGTCGAGCGTTTTCTGGGTATTATCGGTCGAGTTGTTATTCACCACCAGAATCTCCAGGGGAAGGTTCGTTTTCTGTTTCGCCAGTGAGGCAATACTGCGGAGAATATTGACCTCTTCGTTCCAGGCCGGAACCACGATGCTCACAAGTGGATCGGGTTTTTGAATCAGGTCGAGGTCTTTGTTGATCGAATCGAATACCGATTGCGGAATTTCTTCGAACGACTTATACGGAAAATTGAATTGATTGATCCAGTCAGGGGCGTTTAACAAGTCCATAAAATAAAGCAGTTAGGTATGTCAACAGAGGATATTTTTCAGACGCTTACATCATCCAACTGAGGTAGGCTGAGGAACTGATCTGGGCGTTCGATTCGGTGGTGCTGATTGCAGAATCAGTTCGACATACCGATAGGTAAACAACGACAACAGGTGAACACCGATCAGGCAGAGGAGCACATACAACCATTCGCCCAGCGAAGTAGCGGGCACTTTAATGACCCGGAAAATGATCAGGTCCAATACGTTCAGAACAACCATATGGTTGAGGTAGTACGAATACGAAAGCCTACCAAGAAACTCGAGCCGATCATTTGCCAGTATCGTCGATACAATACCTTTTTCCTGAGAAAATACCAGAATGACCAGGGCAAACAGGAAAGGCATCATCCAGCTCTCCGCATGATGAAAACTACTGACAGCCAATAGAGTACCTCCCAGCAGAAGAATTTCGACCACCGAGAAAACCCATCGGGCACCTGCCGATTGCCAGTGACGACTCAGTCGATACGTGAGCATTCCGATCAGGAAACTATAAAAGCAGCGGACGAATCCGTAGTCGTAATTGTAAATGATATTGCCCTGATGGCGAACAATAAACCAGGCAATCGGACCAAAACAAAGGGTACACATGACCCACAGATTCTTGCGAAAAACAACCAGGCACAACGCCCAAAGGAGGTAGGTGTAAAACTCAACACTGATACTCCAGCTTGGCCCGTTCCAGGTTGTCGTGTCAAACAGATTCAGCGATTGGATCAGGGTGAGGTTGGCCAGGAACGAAGGAAGCGATTTGTCGGGGCCAAAAACCGGGTTCGATAACCTGACTACATACCGATCGACACCGAAGCGGAAAAGCTCGAACAGCAGAACCAGTAGCAGTGTGAACAGATGAAGTGGATAGAGCCGTTTGAACCGTTTGATGGCAAACGGTTTTATGCTCGACAGGTCCGTAATTTTGGCATAGTTGCTATGCGTCATCACAAAGCCTGACAGTACAAAAAAGAAATCGACGAATAGATCGCTTTTGGCAACAAAGTCATTGCCTTTCAGGATGGAGAGGTGTTGTAGATGGAAAAAAATGACCATGATGGCAGCCATTCCCCGAAATGTATCAACCGCTCGAAACCGCATGCTGCGCAACGTTTAGAATGTATAATTAGGCCAATGATTTATAGACATCGAGTGTAGCGTCGATGGATTTTTTCAGGGGAAAATCGGCCAGCCGCTTCATTCCCCGTTCCACTAATTCCGCCCGTAACGCATGATCGGCTAATGTGCTGGATAGCTTGCTGGTCAGGTCGTCCTGGTCGGTCGCTTTAAAAAAGACAGCAGCATCGGCTGCCACTTCCCGAAAACATTCTGTATCACTCAACAGGATGGGGCAGCGTGCTTTATAGGCTTCCAGAATGGGTAGGCCAAATCCTTCGTAAAGAGAAGGGTACACAAACAGTTGAGCGTTCTTATAGAGTGAATTGAGCTGCTCGTCGGTTGCGTTGATATGGCGTACCCGATCCGTGAGCCCCAGCCGTTTCAGAAACTCTTCGTCGGCTATTTCAACTCGCCCTCCCCCTGTCAGGATTACCTGTAAGGTTGGGTCGCTGAGTAACAGTGGTTTAATGGCGTTCATGAACAGATAAAAGTTCTTATAGCCGCTTCGGTCACCCACGAAAAGTACATAGCGCTCAGGTAGATTGGCAATGGGGGCAAATTGCAGGGGTGTATCGATATCGATGCCGTGATAAATGACGGATACCTTGGCCGGGTCGACCTTAAAAAAATGAAGCAGGTCGTTACGAGTTGTGTTCGAGATGGCAATAATGGCATCGGCCCGTTCAATATTCAGTCGTTTCTGGTACGTCAGTGGATCTTTGGCCCAGAAATATTCTGGCAGTCGCTCGTACGTAAGGTCATGAATGGTAACGACCAGTGGCTTTTTGAGTTGTTTAAAAAAGTAAGGGTCGTAGTAGGTGGGATGAAAAACGTCGAATTCCGATTTACTCAGTAGTCGTTCACAGTAATACTGATTCAGCATATAGTCGGCTTTCTCGCTTCGGCTTAAAATTTTATCGCTTAGGCTGCCTTTCAAGGCCAGGGGTTCATCTTTTATGTAGTGATTTTTAGCGTGCAGAACCCCGAGCTGATACGTTATCGAATCGCTTTGTTTGATGCCCTCGATAATGTTGGCGAAGTACCGGCTGATTCCGCCATATTTCTGGGTGGTGAACTTCTGGTGATCTATAAAAACTTTCATCGTAGTCTTGGGAGGTTGTTAGTGGTTGACTGGCTCAAAGGGAAACCCAGGCTGGCGGAAGCAGGTCTTTGGTGTTCCAGGTGGGTTGGTTTTTGTACCAGTGTTTGGGGGTAATCACCAACTTATCAGGATCTGGATTGAGCCAGGCTCCCCACCAACTGAATGAACTGTTGGCTATGATGTGATGGCGACATTTGCTCATTAGGACCAGATCGGCCACGTCGCCACTCGGCCCGGTATTGGTCACGAAGACGCTATCGGTTGGTAAGGGCAGGTTCTCCCTGGCCCAGTCTTTATCGTCGCTAAAGACGTAGAAATGTGGATTTTTGATTTCCTTCGTCAGATGACGAATGGCCGTTTTATAGTAGTCGAGCCCAACAAAGCCGAACGTTTTGCTGAACTCGGGATGGTTAACGTAATCGCCCCGCCGGACATGAACGGATACCGGAACGGACGTTCCCTGAATCTGTTGCTGGTAGCCGTCAAATTCAGCGCTGGGGGCTTTGCTCAATTGTAATTCACGACGAATACTGTCTGCATAATCCCGGAAGTAGCACTCCGACTGCCAGAACCCTTCCATGATAACACATCCGGCATGGGCCTGTAAAATGGCTGGATCGAAATGAAACTGCTTCTCCTTCAAAAACAGAAAAAAGGGTCGTAACGTACGGTTGGGGAACAGCTTCGTCGACTTCGATACATATTCGACGGGCGATTCCTGAAGGATACGGTAGGGAACCGAAAAGAAACCCAGCTTGAACGACCGCGACGTATCGTCTGGGTACTCATACAAATAGTAGCTCAGATCGACGTAAAACGACGTTTTATTTCTCAGCGAAAGGCTACGGGCAGCCGCATACTGAAAAAGCTGATTACCAAGGCCACTAGTTACTCTGCTGATAACCATTGTTTTGCGTGCATTTAGTTAAACGAAGGAACGGTGGTTAAAAAGAACTCACGCACGTCATTTCACTCCTCTACCAAAAGCAGGAGAGGGTAATGTGCGGTATTATGCCTAATAAATCAGTAATGCGTGCTCAAATGGGTCAAAAGCTCCTCCCGGTCGCGGGCGTGCAGAATGGTTGCACCCGATAACTTCGGAAACAGTGTTTTGTATTCCTGAAAAGCATGCTCATGACCCCAATTTGGATTCGACAGAATGATGTTGGTTCCGCCAAAACAACTGGCTAATGCGGCTGTACCCCCATGCATCGAAATGAAGTGGTTACAGTTGGCATAGATCATGAGTTGCAGATGGTTATAGTTGTTCACGACCGCTGGGTGGTATTTGGCAAACAAATCATCCATCAGCAGTACATTCGGGTGGTTTTCCCGCAACCAGCTATGCTCGTTGAGCGACATCGTTTCGCTATTGTCGCCAACGATCTGGGTTGGAAGCGGTCGGTTGTAAATGATCTGGTATTTCGCCCCGTAGGTCTTGATGATCCGGTCGAGGGTGGGAATGTCCAGGTAGTTGATGGGGGGCTGGTCCCACTCAATATTGTATTTATTAGCGATAACCAGAATCGGTTTATCGAACACAAAAATGTCGTTCCGGTAATGCGTCTTGTACGGCACCTGTACCCATTTCCGAAAACTGTAGGTATAGCTGTGCGTCATGTTCGGAACGTCGTAATGGGCATACGATTCCGTCCAGATTCGTTTCGTAAATCGTTCTTCGTGATCAGGGCTGAAAAAATAAAACTCCTTCGTATTGCTGGCAGAAATGGTCTTTTTCAGGGTTCCATTCAGGTGGTGCCAATACGCAAAGGGGAGTACATAGCGGATTTCCTGGTCGAATTCGCCCTGATAGCTAATGACCTTGTATTGCTTTTTGAGGGCATAATCCCGGATGGCATAACGGCCCTGAACCAGTTTGCAGTAGTAATTATCCCGTACAAAATACCGCAGGTCTTTTCGGAGCTTCGGGTATCGCAGCCAGGCAACTACATACAATGATTTTAAAATAAGCCGTTCCATAGGGTTAGAGTCAAGTTTCGGTTTACGCAGCTTTTCCCAGCGATTTTAATTCGGCGAGTGGGAATTTGAAGCGTAGGGTAAGGCCAATATAAATCAGGGCACCTATCCCAATCTGTACGATGGTATGAGGCACACTTATTGAATCAAAAAATGATTTGTAAAGCGTAATAGCGCCTACCATCAGTAGGCAAAATCCAACAGGCTTGGCAATGCCCTGTGCAAATTCTTTTAAAAATGGCCCAATCAGCGAATGCACAATTCGGAAATTGAGCAGCATGTTGGCCAGTGTGGCCAGCATAAAGGCAACCGCAATTCCTACGACGCCCCCGTATTGCGCGAGCACATATACGAGCGGGATTTTGATGAACAACGTGGCCACGTTGAGCTGGAAGAGCAGTTTGGGTTTCCCTTTTGAAAAGGCGAGGGTAAACAGCGGATTGCTCAGGAATGTGAAAATGCTGACAAAGACAAAAATGCGAATCAATAGAATCGTAGGTTCCCAGCCCGGTCCATAAAACAACGGGACCACGCTGTCGGCGGTAATAAACAGGCCGGCCAGCAAGGGTAGGTTGACGTAGCTGAGCAGATCCAGAATCGTCAGATAGGATTTTTTTAACTCATCGGTGTCACCTTTTAACCGGGCCAGAATTGGGTACGCCACCTGAAGTACGATTGGATTGAGTCGGGCAATCGGAAAAACCGCCAATTGAGAGGCCAGGGTGTAATACCCAAGTGGCTTCACGCCCAGCAAACCACCTACCAGAATATTATCCGAATTAGCCTGGATGAAGCCAACGATGCCATCGCCCACATTATAGAGTCCGAACCGTAGGTGGTCTTTGATGAGGGCCAGGTTAAAGGTGAGGGTGGGCCTGAAATACTTACTTCCAAAAATCATCTGAAGCGCCGATTTGGCCGTTTGCTGCGCCAGTTGCCCGTAAATCAGCGCCAGTTCTGCAAACCCGTTGTAGGCCAGCAGGATGGTTGTGGCGGTGCCTACGATCGTACCCGTCATATCGATGGTGGCAACGGCTTTGAACCGTAACTCTTTCTGAAGCAGGAACAGATAAATCTGACCCACGTATACAATAATAAAGTACAGCGACGATAGCTTGATGACAGCTTCCAGACGCGGCTCTTTGTAATAAGCAGCTACCAACGGCCAGCTAAAAAATACGACGACACCAATGACCAGTCCTAGGATTAGATTCAGCAGGTAAATGGTGGACAGTACCTGCTGATCATCTTCCTGTTTATAAATGATCGAATTGGAAAAGCCCAGATTGGCAAAAATGTTAAAAAACGCAATCAGAAGGGTGCTGACGCTGACAATACCAAATACCGACGGCTCCAATAGCCGCGCCAGCACGGCCACCTGCCCAAATTGAAACAGAGTCGACAAAGCCGTGGAAATGCTCATCCACTTACCACCACTAATAGCCTGCTGCTTATGACTCATGTCGCCTATTGGTTAAGGAGCTTTGGGTTTTTAGAAGACGGTCCTGGAATGCCCGGTCCGTTTTGCGTACGCGGTAACCCTTGTTTGATGTCGTTGAGGCTTGGAGCATCCAGATTACTTTCTTCTACTTTATTCAGGGTTACCAGTACAGGTTGCCGGGCCGCTTTGAGGTAGAGCGCAAACAGTTGCTTATCCCGGCGACCCCATAATGTATGGAGCGTCAGGACCATCAGCGAAACGGCACTCTTACCGACCAAATGCAGGGGAATCGAACTACTGACCAGTGGGGGTAATTCCAGAATGATCTTATCGAATCGGGTCACAATCATGGCATCATCGCCCGTCAGCAGGTCTTCGGGTTCACGGACGTTCATGAAGTTAGGGTGTAGTTCATAGGGAAAGAAATGAATACCTTCCTGTTCGAACTTCTGGTCCGTATTGGTCAATTGCGGATAATAGTACGCGACCTGCTCACCCGATTCCGCATAGATACGGGCCAGCCCGTGGGCAAACCAGGTTTTACCCTGTTTGCTGCGCGTACTGAACAGGGTGATGATGGGTGGATACGATGGATTGCTTCGTTGCTCAATGGTAATGTTGATGGCATTGGCCAGTTGTTCAAACATACTGGTAGCCGCCCGACTGGCTTTTGAGTTGGCCGCGAATTTTTTGACAGTGGGAAACAGGGCGATGATTGGGCTGCCAAGGCGTTGTTCGGCCTGCGACAGCGAATTGATCCGTTTATCGGCCCAGGCACGGAAAGCTGCCAGCAATAAGGCAATGACCAGCCCCGCCCCCGCAGCAATGGCCATAAAGAGCAACTTCTTAGGGGCCTGGGGGGTTAGCGGAAAAACAGGTGGATCAAGGACCGATAAAGCCCCTTTCAGCGAAATATCCTGATTATGCGTTTGGGCTTCGTTCAGCGATTGAACCAGGGCAAGGTATTCTTTTTCCGCTACATCCAGATCGCGGGTTAGTTGCCGTTGTTCCGATTCCAGCGGTGGGTAGGCCGACGATTCAGCCTGGTATTCATCCAGTCGTTTTTTAACGATGTCCATCCGGGCAGCCGCTCCTTCGTATTCCAGCACTTTGTCCAGCCATTCGTTCACCAGTTTGAGTTTAGGGACGGATTCGGCCGTGTTGTCGGCGGCAAAATAGTTCTGGGCAATCTGTTTCAGTTCATTCGAAAGCTGATTGATTTTAGCCTGATGCGCGTCCAGTACGGATTGGGGTTGGCCATTGGTACGGGCATTGATCAACTGAGATTCAGCCGCCGTCAGTTCGGCTTGTTTGTCCGTTAATTGGGTATTTATCTTTAACAAGTTA
This window of the Spirosoma aerolatum genome carries:
- a CDS encoding acyltransferase family protein, translated to MRFRAVDTFRGMAAIMVIFFHLQHLSILKGNDFVAKSDLFVDFFFVLSGFVMTHSNYAKITDLSSIKPFAIKRFKRLYPLHLFTLLLVLLFELFRFGVDRYVVRLSNPVFGPDKSLPSFLANLTLIQSLNLFDTTTWNGPSWSISVEFYTYLLWALCLVVFRKNLWVMCTLCFGPIAWFIVRHQGNIIYNYDYGFVRCFYSFLIGMLTYRLSRHWQSAGARWVFSVVEILLLGGTLLAVSSFHHAESWMMPFLFALVILVFSQEKGIVSTILANDRLEFLGRLSYSYYLNHMVVLNVLDLIIFRVIKVPATSLGEWLYVLLCLIGVHLLSLFTYRYVELILQSAPPNRTPRSVPQPTSVG
- a CDS encoding cytochrome P450, whose product is MKTNRFGIPPGPTVAEAQHLLEQHRDKAWVILTQAYGKNFLYQGNLVTCDPRLVEALLMDRMHTQRRSSIYRYASWMIPIAPGLLFMDGDAWEKRLRAVMPVFTKANVDSYAECMHQQIGQHIAHWQENLSFEDLYALLVNLNSSLFLKVGCGLDPDQAGARQLGRTLIDFKFHYMDTRSRLDDFGMGKRQLVRLPRFLKAQWQRIRKKRQLYTQIDSLMSQPQRGDSRGLNWLNRMREAGFSAPEIANEVNHLYGAYNALDYVLTGALYELGKRPALAETLRNELRTVTSERGYPTRDDFRLLPNTLQFMKEIMRVYPVTMAVARRFGESMTVDGITIPKGQEALILLHALHHHPDFWENPDQFEPRRWQAEPSVPYTYVPFLNGPRKCIGQHLAELNFVIVLNAFLQTYSVEIFDPNIRLATFMMPRFERKVAGILHRRKEENPTYRDMD
- a CDS encoding glycosyltransferase family 2 protein, which encodes MDLLNAPDWINQFNFPYKSFEEIPQSVFDSINKDLDLIQKPDPLVSIVVPAWNEEVNILRSIASLAKQKTNLPLEILVVNNNSTDNTQKTLDSLHIRSAFQPIQGWGPARQMGLEQARGKYLLTADSDGLYPPDWANELMKVLQQPGVVCVYGRYSFIPSPGFPRWKLTMLETMKDTVAELRHLKRPHLNAYGISLGYVREYALKVGYVMHKIRGEDGRMCFDLMNYGTVKQVKSRKARVWTGTRTLEKDGSFSRTVWLKIGIELRRFRSMFVSQAPHDTKTSTNN
- a CDS encoding gliding motility-associated C-terminal domain-containing protein — encoded protein: MAALQSVFCWIVLSLLVLATDLRCQAQCSQGAILCETFGAGTRGALPDGQTKFTYNPIACPEDGEYNVMDTVSGSCHGQAWHYVAQDHTDGDVRGNMFVVNASYQPGEFYSQAVTGLCPGVTYEFSLWALNLNKVMQPGACDGYSLRNPIIVMRIEQTDGTLIREVVQPAIPRTTSPTWVQLTMQFAIQTNKSDIIVKLVNQGLGGCGNDLIIDDIGFRPVHPALSIQFANTTGTQTTACAYSALTLEVGSATGYPNPVYLWQQSRDNVTWTAVPGAGNASYTINPVRAGRTYYRLHNTQPINEAAVGRSQCSAESNVLIVDGTPVATVDLGPPFILCEGASVVFSVPDTLPPNARFVWSDQSTNRRLTITNAGVYWLETRLNACPYRDSVTVVVQNCHLEDTYIPDAFTPNGDAMNDQLQIRHAGTFLAYQFRIFDRWGSVIFTSKDPEHSWDGTYLSQPCETGSYAWTFDYSIRTITNEERRVSKSGWVLLIR
- a CDS encoding glycosyltransferase family 2 protein; amino-acid sequence: MKKNYNFSNVSLLVTHYNRSQSLENLLQTFRQLDCHFGDIVVSDDGSKPEHQAYLKTLQAKFGFQLITTPVNKGLGNNINKGQEAVRTPYTLYVQEDFEPTPLFPDRLVESLAILNHEPQFDIIRFYAYIRYPFLKPYNNAFSEMFMPNWSLNYKKLYEYSDHPHLRRSSFLEKFGKYIEGVHPDKTEYRMSIAFIQKKGKGLFYNNFTELFYQKNSQEEPSTISRKFWTFSKNPAIATVRYLYRLIKINYDIRFLRL
- a CDS encoding alpha-1,2-fucosyltransferase translates to MVISRVTSGLGNQLFQYAAARSLSLRNKTSFYVDLSYYLYEYPDDTSRSFKLGFFSVPYRILQESPVEYVSKSTKLFPNRTLRPFFLFLKEKQFHFDPAILQAHAGCVIMEGFWQSECYFRDYADSIRRELQLSKAPSAEFDGYQQQIQGTSVPVSVHVRRGDYVNHPEFSKTFGFVGLDYYKTAIRHLTKEIKNPHFYVFSDDKDWARENLPLPTDSVFVTNTGPSGDVADLVLMSKCRHHIIANSSFSWWGAWLNPDPDKLVITPKHWYKNQPTWNTKDLLPPAWVSL
- a CDS encoding glycosyltransferase family 4 protein yields the protein MKVFIDHQKFTTQKYGGISRYFANIIEGIKQSDSITYQLGVLHAKNHYIKDEPLALKGSLSDKILSRSEKADYMLNQYYCERLLSKSEFDVFHPTYYDPYFFKQLKKPLVVTIHDLTYERLPEYFWAKDPLTYQKRLNIERADAIIAISNTTRNDLLHFFKVDPAKVSVIYHGIDIDTPLQFAPIANLPERYVLFVGDRSGYKNFYLFMNAIKPLLLSDPTLQVILTGGGRVEIADEEFLKRLGLTDRVRHINATDEQLNSLYKNAQLFVYPSLYEGFGLPILEAYKARCPILLSDTECFREVAADAAVFFKATDQDDLTSKLSSTLADHALRAELVERGMKRLADFPLKKSIDATLDVYKSLA
- a CDS encoding MOP flippase family protein — encoded protein: MSHKQQAISGGKWMSISTALSTLFQFGQVAVLARLLEPSVFGIVSVSTLLIAFFNIFANLGFSNSIIYKQEDDQQVLSTIYLLNLILGLVIGVVVFFSWPLVAAYYKEPRLEAVIKLSSLYFIIVYVGQIYLFLLQKELRFKAVATIDMTGTIVGTATTILLAYNGFAELALIYGQLAQQTAKSALQMIFGSKYFRPTLTFNLALIKDHLRFGLYNVGDGIVGFIQANSDNILVGGLLGVKPLGYYTLASQLAVFPIARLNPIVLQVAYPILARLKGDTDELKKSYLTILDLLSYVNLPLLAGLFITADSVVPLFYGPGWEPTILLIRIFVFVSIFTFLSNPLFTLAFSKGKPKLLFQLNVATLFIKIPLVYVLAQYGGVVGIAVAFMLATLANMLLNFRIVHSLIGPFLKEFAQGIAKPVGFCLLMVGAITLYKSFFDSISVPHTIVQIGIGALIYIGLTLRFKFPLAELKSLGKAA
- a CDS encoding GumC family protein, which gives rise to MTFQELGRLLKQHLIWFIVFPCLGAGAVYYFMRNEVKTYKTKATLYTGFTSGYRLNSAREGFQVDYSGISNAFDNVLTTLNSNQTLYQVGLRLLAQHLYLTKPTERQLSAASFQKLQQTIPASLRQSLTKTGNLDSTRNQLDRLAQSSTDNPVRALLAKSGNDYSAETISKKLKASRRAASDMLDMEYEADDPAIAQQTLDLAVTELNERYTSLKRGETAPVLTYYEANVKAAKQKLDQAESKLRAFNVAHNVLNFEDEIKTRSTTREALVDEYNKEVMATKGAKAAMDALNQRMSGGGNLLKINTQLTDKQAELTAAESQLINARTNGQPQSVLDAHQAKINQLSNELKQIAQNYFAADNTAESVPKLKLVNEWLDKVLEYEGAAARMDIVKKRLDEYQAESSAYPPLESEQRQLTRDLDVAEKEYLALVQSLNEAQTHNQDISLKGALSVLDPPVFPLTPQAPKKLLFMAIAAGAGLVIALLLAAFRAWADKRINSLSQAEQRLGSPIIALFPTVKKFAANSKASRAATSMFEQLANAINITIEQRSNPSYPPIITLFSTRSKQGKTWFAHGLARIYAESGEQVAYYYPQLTNTDQKFEQEGIHFFPYELHPNFMNVREPEDLLTGDDAMIVTRFDKIILELPPLVSSSIPLHLVGKSAVSLMVLTLHTLWGRRDKQLFALYLKAARQPVLVTLNKVEESNLDAPSLNDIKQGLPRTQNGPGIPGPSSKNPKLLNQ